The following proteins are encoded in a genomic region of Spirosoma sp. SC4-14:
- a CDS encoding HAMP domain-containing sensor histidine kinase, whose product MSLFNQTARYLIITAFAIALTGSLGFYTLIHWKIRYEVDEILLSQVEQTQLRLQKQSLENVSDWDDNPRIERAKTPIRPEYTDLMVPDTLANRAPIAIRQFRKTVLANGQLYLITAQLPYYEFNELSREMSVGVIVGFLLLTTASVLIGLGLSRRLWRPFYATIDQLRNFRLDQIDPPHFLHNRIREFTLLNQSLSELTQKLRQQFLLQKQFTENASHELQTPLAVASAELELLMQSEQLTEIDHLHIERATNALTRLSQLNRSLLLLTQVENDQFIKAETLDLSALTERYIDEYRPFFEHKQLAITASIAAGVHLHMNRQLAGVLLTNLLKNAVRHSPAGGLVAIDLTPNAFTIRNTGEMLPFSEKQLFSRFVKDPARPDSTGLGLALVKQICDRYGLAIQYQYDFEAKQHLFQIKLPS is encoded by the coding sequence ATGAGTCTGTTCAACCAAACCGCCCGCTATCTGATCATAACGGCATTTGCTATTGCCTTAACCGGGTCGCTTGGTTTTTATACACTCATCCACTGGAAAATACGCTACGAAGTCGATGAAATTCTACTGAGTCAGGTAGAGCAAACTCAGCTACGACTTCAAAAACAATCACTCGAAAACGTATCGGACTGGGACGACAATCCTCGAATTGAACGAGCCAAAACCCCAATCAGGCCCGAGTATACTGACCTTATGGTGCCCGACACGTTGGCCAACCGTGCCCCGATTGCCATTCGTCAGTTTCGTAAAACTGTTCTGGCAAATGGGCAACTTTATCTGATCACGGCCCAACTGCCCTATTATGAATTCAACGAACTATCGCGCGAGATGTCGGTCGGTGTTATCGTTGGCTTTTTACTGTTAACGACGGCATCCGTTCTGATCGGCTTAGGATTATCGCGCCGACTATGGCGTCCATTTTATGCTACCATCGACCAACTCCGCAATTTTCGGCTCGATCAAATAGATCCACCTCATTTTCTCCATAACCGCATTCGGGAGTTTACCCTTCTTAACCAATCGCTCAGCGAACTGACGCAAAAGCTACGTCAACAGTTTTTACTCCAGAAACAGTTTACCGAAAATGCATCCCACGAATTACAGACGCCACTGGCGGTTGCCTCAGCCGAACTGGAGCTTTTGATGCAATCAGAACAATTAACAGAAATCGACCATCTGCACATCGAACGGGCAACTAATGCACTCACTCGGCTTAGTCAATTGAATCGCTCCCTGTTGTTGCTCACTCAGGTCGAAAACGATCAGTTCATCAAGGCCGAAACCCTGGATTTGAGCGCATTGACCGAACGATATATCGACGAATACCGACCATTTTTTGAGCATAAGCAGCTTGCTATTACTGCATCCATAGCTGCCGGTGTTCATTTGCATATGAATCGTCAGTTGGCGGGCGTACTACTAACGAACCTGCTCAAAAATGCCGTCCGCCATAGCCCTGCGGGCGGGTTGGTCGCCATCGATCTTACTCCCAATGCCTTTACGATACGAAATACCGGCGAAATGCTCCCTTTCTCCGAGAAACAACTATTTAGCCGATTTGTAAAAGATCCGGCCCGCCCCGATTCAACAGGATTAGGACTGGCACTTGTCAAACAAATCTGCGACCGGTATGGATTAGCGATTCAGTATCAGTATGATTTTGAAGCGAAACAGCATCTATTCCAAATCAAACTACCATCGTAA
- a CDS encoding TonB-dependent receptor codes for MKYLFFFPLFLLATVSAVGQKNLVIRVEDSASREAIIGATIRTPLGIKPVVGAVTNVNGVASLPTLPANTTRLMVSAVGYKTETFPINSKADTLVFQLHSEEEALDEVTVTAMRTNSRIEDLPIKVEVLGLEDMDEESAVVPGNVSSILGDISIIHIQRTSAVNGNQAIRMQGLDPKYTQILRDGLPLYEGFSGNLGVLQIPPLDLKQIEVVKGSVSTLYGGGAIGGMINIVSKIPTSEKPEFTALLNHSGLKENNLNAYYSQRYGKTGLTLFSGYTNQQAVDVTGDGFTDSPGIKQFNFHPRFFWNPSERTKLDVGYAFTTEHRQGGYLPALEGSMPNAYQNITDLQRHTIDFNTSHNTSATNLLTFKGALSTFHRQNTDYHKLSDGRQSSIYLEANDLVRFGKHQLIGGANLTVEAFRKNPDSTRLVDYTYSTIGAFVQDDWQLGEKVALQAGLRFDHHNTFGNFLLPRLSVKLKPSEPWTVRLSVGTGYKAPNLFVNQTPGALNVSLIFPRLLPIDVATIKAEHSIGTNIDIAYSKTFESGLSVQVDQAFYYTYVNSPVVSAFSSLSSNLGAYTQLINAPYNLFSVGTDTYIRLEYKDYELYLGYNHTLSRRDGPTDNTYLPLAPQDKFSSTLAWESEHFRFGVESSLVGNQYLYNNQKVANYWLFAGAAEYHYNEHWRLVLNGENIFNIRQANYETVVLGANPTVQPTFRPVWAPLEGRIVNLALKFTL; via the coding sequence ATGAAATACCTGTTCTTTTTTCCACTGTTTTTACTGGCTACAGTTTCTGCCGTCGGCCAGAAAAATCTCGTTATTCGAGTCGAAGACAGTGCATCCCGTGAAGCCATTATTGGCGCGACAATCCGCACGCCTTTGGGCATTAAACCAGTTGTTGGAGCGGTTACGAATGTAAACGGAGTTGCTTCGCTCCCAACACTTCCAGCCAACACAACCCGGCTTATGGTCAGTGCCGTAGGCTACAAAACCGAAACATTTCCAATTAATAGTAAAGCCGATACACTCGTTTTTCAACTTCATAGCGAAGAAGAAGCCCTGGACGAAGTAACGGTTACGGCCATGCGTACCAACTCCCGGATCGAAGACTTGCCCATTAAGGTCGAAGTGCTTGGGCTGGAAGATATGGACGAAGAAAGCGCCGTAGTACCCGGTAATGTGAGCAGTATTCTGGGCGACATTTCGATCATTCACATTCAGCGAACATCGGCCGTCAATGGTAATCAGGCCATTCGAATGCAGGGATTAGACCCCAAATACACGCAGATTCTGCGCGATGGTCTGCCGCTTTACGAAGGCTTTTCGGGCAATCTGGGCGTATTGCAAATTCCTCCACTCGATCTGAAGCAAATTGAAGTTGTGAAAGGATCGGTTTCGACACTATATGGTGGAGGTGCCATTGGTGGTATGATCAATATTGTATCTAAAATACCCACGTCCGAAAAACCAGAGTTTACGGCACTGCTCAACCACTCTGGTCTGAAAGAAAATAACCTGAATGCCTATTATTCGCAGCGCTACGGTAAAACTGGCCTGACACTATTTAGCGGCTATACCAACCAGCAGGCTGTCGATGTTACGGGCGATGGGTTCACCGATAGTCCGGGTATTAAGCAGTTCAATTTTCATCCACGTTTTTTTTGGAACCCTTCCGAGCGCACTAAACTGGATGTGGGTTATGCCTTCACAACCGAACATCGCCAGGGCGGATACCTGCCTGCCCTGGAAGGCAGTATGCCTAATGCTTACCAAAACATAACCGACCTGCAACGACACACCATCGATTTCAACACCAGCCACAATACATCTGCAACCAACCTACTGACTTTCAAGGGCGCATTGAGTACGTTTCACCGACAAAATACCGACTACCATAAACTTTCAGACGGTCGGCAGTCGTCGATTTATCTGGAAGCCAACGATCTGGTTCGGTTCGGCAAACATCAATTGATTGGCGGTGCCAACCTGACCGTCGAAGCCTTTCGTAAAAACCCCGATAGCACCCGCCTTGTCGATTATACGTACAGCACAATAGGCGCGTTTGTGCAGGACGACTGGCAATTGGGCGAAAAAGTAGCCCTTCAGGCCGGCTTGCGGTTCGATCATCACAATACGTTCGGCAATTTTCTGCTGCCCCGCCTATCGGTAAAACTGAAACCATCTGAACCCTGGACGGTACGGCTTAGTGTCGGTACGGGCTACAAAGCCCCGAATCTGTTTGTTAACCAAACGCCCGGTGCCCTGAATGTTAGCCTCATTTTCCCACGTTTGCTCCCAATTGATGTAGCAACTATTAAAGCAGAACACTCGATAGGAACGAATATCGACATTGCCTACTCAAAAACCTTCGAGAGCGGCCTTTCGGTGCAGGTCGATCAGGCGTTTTATTACACCTATGTCAATTCGCCGGTGGTATCGGCCTTTTCGAGTCTGTCGAGCAACCTGGGAGCTTATACACAATTGATCAATGCGCCCTATAATCTGTTTAGCGTCGGTACGGATACGTATATACGGCTCGAATACAAGGATTATGAGCTATACCTGGGCTACAATCATACGCTATCCCGTCGCGACGGACCTACCGACAACACCTATCTGCCACTAGCCCCGCAGGACAAATTTTCGAGCACGCTAGCCTGGGAGAGCGAACATTTTCGATTCGGGGTCGAAAGCAGCCTGGTCGGCAACCAATATCTCTATAATAATCAGAAAGTAGCCAACTATTGGCTTTTTGCGGGTGCCGCCGAATATCACTATAACGAACATTGGCGACTGGTGCTCAATGGCGAAAACATTTTCAACATTCGGCAAGCCAACTACGAAACGGTTGTTTTGGGCGCAAACCCTACCGTACAGCCTACCTTCCGCCCTGTTTGGGCCCCACTCGAAGGCCGGATCGTGAATCTGGCATTGAAGTTTACGTTGTAG
- a CDS encoding alpha-amylase family protein has protein sequence MKSALLLFGFVLVCVQVVAQSASNSATLRRYFGLHFDFHAVKSDSLIGRNLSEKSLDSLLTAVKPDFIQVDCKGHPGVSSYPSKVTTATVAPHIVNDPLAFYRSVTRRHGVDLYLHYSGVFDEAVLAKHPGWAAQKANGTIDASKTSVHGPYVDSLLIPQLNELADYGADGVWVDGECWATVLDYSPTALAKFRAETGIQTIPRSDKDAGYDAFKAFSRRSFVQYIDHYVDAVHRHRPSFRVASNWAYSSMMPEPVQTNVDFLSGDLTPSNSVNSAALEGRIMAAQGQLYHKPWDLMSWGFWYEFNPTKKQGDQKSAVHLMQEAAEIISLGGGFQTYYQQNRDASISLRDLPVMVEVSRFVRARQPFCAGSMAIPQVAVLYANTTVNAFNQPLFGNGQTQRINGVLTALLDAQFPVEVLSEQHLQGRMKQYPVIVVSQQDSLNPAFRQELLDYARQGGHLLLIGAKTTRLFAAELGVAPMTTKPGGPKRVQYNGQSVVLTGPFQSVRITGKDTKAVDQFLGSKTDNPTAGVIATETAYGQGKLTAVYADLSQDYQKHQSARLRDFIASLARPLLPKPVVEVSGSHLVHVVLNRQSNKLAINLINTGGRHADPQVFTYDEVPPLTNLTIRLRTAKKPKRIMQQPENKALPVRYAGGIATVTVPQLDIHSVLVVE, from the coding sequence ATGAAGTCTGCCCTTTTGCTATTTGGTTTTGTATTAGTCTGCGTTCAGGTCGTTGCCCAGTCTGCTTCAAATTCGGCAACTCTCAGGCGCTATTTTGGGTTGCATTTTGATTTTCATGCGGTAAAATCAGATTCGTTAATTGGCCGAAACCTATCGGAAAAAAGCCTGGACTCGTTGCTGACGGCGGTTAAGCCCGATTTTATTCAGGTCGACTGTAAGGGGCATCCGGGGGTGTCGAGCTATCCATCGAAAGTTACAACTGCCACCGTAGCGCCCCACATCGTTAACGATCCGCTGGCTTTTTACCGATCCGTAACACGGCGGCATGGCGTTGATCTATACCTGCATTATTCGGGTGTGTTCGATGAGGCCGTGTTAGCCAAACATCCTGGCTGGGCGGCTCAGAAAGCGAACGGAACCATCGATGCTTCGAAAACATCGGTTCATGGTCCCTATGTCGATTCGTTGCTGATTCCACAGTTGAATGAACTGGCCGATTATGGTGCCGATGGCGTATGGGTCGATGGGGAGTGTTGGGCAACGGTGCTCGACTATTCGCCCACCGCGCTGGCAAAATTTCGGGCCGAAACGGGCATTCAGACCATTCCGCGCTCAGACAAGGATGCGGGCTATGATGCGTTTAAAGCGTTTTCGCGTCGATCGTTTGTTCAGTATATCGACCACTATGTCGATGCGGTTCACCGGCACCGACCCTCGTTCAGAGTTGCCTCAAACTGGGCTTATTCGTCTATGATGCCCGAACCCGTTCAAACGAATGTCGATTTTTTATCGGGCGATCTGACACCGAGCAACAGCGTAAATTCGGCAGCTCTCGAAGGCCGGATTATGGCGGCTCAGGGGCAATTGTATCATAAACCCTGGGATTTGATGTCGTGGGGTTTCTGGTATGAATTTAACCCGACGAAGAAACAGGGTGACCAGAAATCGGCAGTGCACCTGATGCAGGAAGCCGCCGAAATCATTTCGCTCGGTGGGGGATTTCAGACCTATTATCAGCAAAATCGGGATGCTTCTATTTCGCTTCGCGATTTGCCCGTAATGGTCGAGGTGAGTCGGTTCGTGAGAGCCCGGCAGCCGTTTTGTGCGGGTAGCATGGCCATACCTCAGGTTGCTGTGCTATACGCCAACACAACCGTCAATGCCTTCAATCAGCCGCTGTTTGGCAATGGGCAAACGCAACGAATCAATGGTGTGCTGACCGCACTTTTAGATGCTCAGTTTCCCGTTGAAGTGCTGTCGGAGCAGCATTTACAGGGGCGTATGAAACAGTATCCGGTCATTGTGGTATCACAGCAGGATTCACTCAATCCGGCGTTTCGGCAGGAACTGCTCGACTACGCTCGTCAGGGTGGGCATCTGCTGCTGATTGGGGCTAAAACAACCCGGCTATTTGCCGCTGAACTGGGTGTTGCTCCAATGACCACAAAACCAGGAGGACCAAAACGAGTGCAATATAATGGCCAATCGGTTGTGCTGACGGGGCCTTTCCAGTCGGTGCGCATTACGGGCAAGGACACAAAAGCTGTCGACCAGTTTCTGGGATCGAAAACAGATAACCCTACAGCGGGCGTTATTGCCACCGAAACCGCCTACGGGCAGGGGAAACTAACGGCTGTGTATGCCGATTTGAGCCAGGATTACCAGAAGCATCAGTCGGCCCGATTGCGTGATTTTATCGCATCCCTGGCTCGACCATTGCTTCCCAAGCCCGTAGTTGAGGTCAGTGGCTCGCATCTGGTGCATGTTGTCCTGAACCGGCAGAGCAATAAGCTGGCCATAAACCTGATCAATACGGGTGGCCGCCATGCCGACCCGCAGGTATTCACCTACGACGAAGTCCCCCCGCTGACCAACCTGACCATACGGCTCCGCACCGCCAAGAAGCCAAAACGCATCATGCAACAGCCCGAAAACAAAGCCTTACCCGTTCGTTACGCAGGCGGCATTGCTACCGTAACCGTTCCGCAACTGGACATTCACTCGGTGCTGGTGGTGGAGTGA
- a CDS encoding SDR family oxidoreductase: MNVENKTILLSGASRGIGRATAMLLAQHGANVIVTARNADELKQLETEATQGSVRGKIIAIPGDVTSESDMKAVVKAAHDQFNRIDVVINNAGYGVFKNVDEISVEEWDSLMATNVKGTFLLTKAALPILKAQGHGHIVVVASDVAKRTFAGGALYTASKYAQEAFMGALRKEVRPFGIKVTGVYSGLVDSHFHNKPGDESSRNWLKNEDMAESMLFLVSRPAHVVVDEFMIHPLEQDY; the protein is encoded by the coding sequence ATGAATGTCGAAAACAAAACCATACTACTTTCTGGGGCCTCACGCGGAATTGGCCGGGCCACGGCCATGTTGCTGGCCCAGCATGGGGCCAATGTGATTGTAACGGCTCGTAATGCCGACGAGTTAAAACAACTCGAAACCGAAGCGACTCAGGGCTCGGTTCGCGGAAAAATCATTGCCATACCGGGCGACGTAACCAGCGAATCGGACATGAAGGCTGTGGTGAAAGCAGCTCACGATCAGTTTAACCGTATCGATGTCGTAATCAACAATGCTGGTTATGGCGTTTTCAAAAACGTCGATGAAATTTCTGTTGAGGAATGGGATAGCCTGATGGCCACCAACGTAAAAGGAACGTTTTTGCTAACCAAAGCAGCTTTGCCCATCCTGAAAGCACAAGGACATGGCCATATTGTGGTAGTAGCTTCTGACGTGGCTAAACGCACGTTTGCGGGAGGGGCACTCTATACGGCCAGCAAATATGCTCAGGAAGCGTTCATGGGGGCATTACGAAAGGAGGTTCGGCCATTTGGTATTAAAGTAACGGGTGTTTACTCAGGGCTGGTCGATTCGCATTTTCATAATAAACCCGGCGACGAAAGCTCCAGAAACTGGCTCAAAAACGAAGATATGGCCGAGTCGATGCTTTTCCTTGTCAGCCGGCCAGCGCATGTAGTGGTCGATGAGTTTATGATCCATCCGCTGGAACAGGACTATTGA
- a CDS encoding tryptophan 2,3-dioxygenase family protein, which yields MHESLASKLNQLEQKFAAMGQDMGSYLEGLLQADYLTYWDYIHLETLLSLQNPKTAYPDELIFVTYHQITELYFKLILHEIDQIAHQHALTADFFTARMGRVNRYFSLLEESFSVMITGMEREQFLKFRMALLPSSGFQSVQFRQIEIVSTDFRNLLIEAPEEPAYISDLYEFMYWKRGATELATQQRTLTLRQFDQHYGPMLIRLAEDYQLKNLRHWYQHLERNGQVTPALIATLREYDWRVNIRWKLAHLRSAVQYLHKEPEDIRATGGTNWQTYLPPRQQQVIFFPELWSADELDRWGQSPNHPGHH from the coding sequence ATGCACGAATCACTCGCCAGCAAACTAAACCAGCTCGAACAGAAATTTGCAGCTATGGGTCAGGATATGGGCTCCTATCTGGAAGGGTTACTTCAGGCCGATTACCTAACCTACTGGGATTACATTCATCTGGAAACGCTGTTATCCCTACAAAATCCCAAAACTGCTTACCCGGATGAGCTGATTTTTGTTACCTACCACCAGATTACAGAACTGTATTTCAAACTGATTTTGCACGAAATTGACCAGATTGCGCACCAGCATGCCCTAACAGCCGACTTCTTTACGGCGCGCATGGGGCGCGTCAATCGGTATTTTTCGCTGCTCGAAGAATCGTTCAGCGTCATGATTACGGGTATGGAACGTGAGCAATTTCTGAAGTTTCGGATGGCTCTTCTACCCTCCAGTGGTTTTCAGTCGGTGCAGTTCCGTCAGATCGAAATTGTCTCGACCGATTTTCGCAATTTACTTATCGAAGCCCCCGAAGAACCAGCGTATATTTCGGATCTCTACGAATTTATGTACTGGAAACGTGGGGCTACCGAACTGGCAACGCAACAACGTACGCTGACGCTCCGACAATTTGACCAGCATTATGGCCCAATGTTGATTCGCCTGGCAGAAGATTATCAACTCAAAAACCTTCGGCACTGGTACCAGCACCTCGAACGTAATGGCCAGGTCACTCCCGCACTTATTGCAACCCTCCGCGAATACGACTGGCGGGTCAATATACGCTGGAAGCTTGCTCACTTACGGTCGGCTGTTCAGTATCTACACAAAGAGCCGGAAGACATTCGGGCCACGGGCGGAACCAACTGGCAGACTTACTTGCCACCCCGGCAGCAACAGGTTATTTTCTTTCCTGAATTGTGGTCGGCCGATGAGCTGGATCGATGGGGGCAATCGCCCAACCACCCCGGCCACCACTGA
- a CDS encoding TonB-dependent receptor produces the protein MKLFLLFISLGLMATLAYAQPSPSRIIRGSVVDADTRKPIPFGTISLQGQNKGALTDARGQFSIPVKADMPSYRLIVSCIGYKSDTLLIRPETDTYSFELLPVTNTLNEVVVTGVTRGTLLRQNPVAIMAISRRAIESTASSNIIDILVKNAPGLNAVKTGPNISKPFIRGLGYNRVLTLYDGVRQEGQQWGDEHGVEVDNYNIDRAEVIKGPASLMYGSDALAGVVSMMPNYPKDTEGKLKVGFITEYQSNNRLLGESISLASGGAHWAWNLRGSIRAATNYQNKIDGRVYNTGFSERTATAMLGYLGQRGYSRFGASLYDNLQGIPDGSRDSLTRQFTKQIAESDADDIQHRPIVPTSDLTSYTLSPLHQHIQHYRLHTNNHYQVGNGEVDVLLAFQQNVRREYNHPTATDQPGLYVRLNTLNYGLRYNLPTLANISGTIGINGMYQANKNKNGTAFPIPDYRLFDVGTFVFLKWQVDKLTLSGGLRYDRRQLRGNDFFVRTDPNTGFDEHVTGADTVGATLQYPLLKQSFTGISMSAGLTYELSEKVALKANIARGYRAPSINEISSNGLDPGAHIVYLGNRNFKPEFSLQEDLGITATLPDLNVSVSVFNNYIQNYISLSQLVNAQGEPVVIVPGNKTYQYQQSAAQLYGFETQFSLHPTSWRGFTLDNTVAVVYGFSRNNSYSDAGVNGEYLPFIPPVRITTGVSQLLPWKRRWLSEVTVKADVDHNARQNRYLGLNNTETATAGYTLVNAGIDGAIHIGQHHPPLRVLFQVNNLFDVAYQSNLSRLKYFEYFTQSPTGHLGIYGMGRNICLKLSIPFN, from the coding sequence ATGAAGTTATTTCTCCTGTTCATTAGCCTGGGGCTAATGGCGACGCTTGCGTACGCACAGCCGTCGCCCAGCCGTATTATTCGCGGATCTGTCGTCGATGCCGATACGCGCAAACCTATTCCTTTCGGCACCATAAGTTTGCAAGGGCAGAATAAAGGCGCTCTTACCGATGCCCGAGGCCAGTTTTCAATACCCGTAAAAGCCGATATGCCATCCTATCGGCTGATCGTGTCCTGCATTGGTTATAAGTCAGACACCTTGCTCATTCGGCCCGAAACCGACACCTATTCATTTGAATTACTGCCTGTTACCAACACATTGAATGAAGTGGTCGTTACGGGTGTAACCCGTGGCACACTCCTGCGCCAGAATCCGGTAGCTATTATGGCAATTTCGCGCCGGGCTATCGAAAGTACGGCCAGTAGCAACATTATTGATATTCTGGTTAAAAATGCACCAGGGCTAAATGCCGTTAAAACTGGCCCAAACATTTCGAAACCATTTATTCGGGGGCTGGGCTATAACCGGGTTTTAACCCTGTATGATGGCGTACGTCAGGAAGGTCAGCAGTGGGGCGACGAACACGGGGTTGAAGTTGACAACTACAACATCGACCGGGCCGAGGTAATTAAAGGGCCAGCCAGTTTGATGTATGGCTCCGATGCACTGGCGGGTGTGGTGAGCATGATGCCCAATTACCCAAAAGATACGGAAGGGAAGCTGAAAGTTGGTTTTATAACCGAGTATCAGTCTAACAACCGCCTGCTAGGCGAATCCATCAGTCTGGCTTCGGGAGGAGCACACTGGGCCTGGAATTTGCGGGGCTCGATCCGGGCCGCCACCAATTATCAGAATAAAATCGACGGCCGTGTATACAATACGGGGTTTTCGGAACGAACAGCCACGGCCATGCTCGGCTATCTGGGCCAGCGAGGCTATTCCCGATTTGGCGCTTCGCTCTACGATAATCTACAGGGTATTCCCGACGGCAGCCGCGATTCGCTGACCCGTCAGTTTACCAAACAGATAGCCGAAAGCGATGCCGACGACATCCAGCATCGGCCAATTGTGCCCACCAGCGACCTTACGTCCTATACGCTCAGCCCACTGCACCAGCATATTCAACATTATCGTCTGCACACCAATAACCATTATCAGGTTGGCAATGGTGAGGTCGATGTATTACTGGCTTTTCAACAAAATGTCCGGCGGGAATATAACCACCCAACCGCTACCGATCAGCCTGGTTTATATGTCCGGCTCAACACGCTGAACTACGGCCTTCGCTACAACTTGCCTACTCTGGCCAATATTTCAGGAACAATCGGTATCAACGGAATGTATCAGGCCAACAAAAACAAAAATGGTACGGCCTTCCCTATTCCTGACTACCGCTTGTTTGATGTGGGCACATTTGTTTTTCTCAAATGGCAGGTCGATAAACTAACCCTGAGCGGTGGCCTGCGCTATGACAGGCGGCAGCTACGGGGCAACGATTTTTTTGTTCGTACAGATCCTAATACGGGGTTCGATGAGCACGTAACGGGTGCCGATACAGTAGGCGCAACTCTACAATACCCGCTGCTGAAACAATCGTTTACGGGTATTTCGATGAGTGCGGGGCTCACTTACGAGCTGTCCGAAAAAGTAGCCTTGAAGGCAAATATTGCCCGTGGCTACCGAGCCCCCAGCATTAATGAGATTTCGTCGAATGGCCTCGACCCCGGTGCCCACATTGTATATCTGGGCAATCGGAATTTCAAACCTGAGTTCAGTTTACAGGAAGACCTGGGCATTACGGCTACGCTACCCGACCTGAATGTCAGTGTCAGCGTTTTTAACAATTATATTCAGAATTATATTTCGCTGTCTCAACTGGTCAACGCTCAGGGCGAGCCAGTGGTTATTGTTCCGGGCAACAAAACTTACCAGTACCAGCAGTCGGCGGCACAACTCTACGGATTTGAAACTCAATTTAGCCTTCATCCAACTAGCTGGCGAGGCTTTACGCTCGACAATACGGTTGCAGTGGTTTACGGATTTAGCCGGAACAATAGCTATTCGGATGCAGGCGTCAATGGCGAATACTTACCGTTTATTCCTCCCGTACGCATCACAACAGGGGTTAGTCAACTGCTTCCCTGGAAGCGTCGATGGCTATCGGAGGTTACCGTAAAGGCCGATGTCGATCATAATGCCCGGCAGAACCGGTATCTGGGGTTAAATAATACCGAAACGGCAACGGCAGGCTACACACTCGTGAATGCCGGTATCGACGGTGCTATTCATATCGGCCAGCATCATCCGCCCCTTCGTGTTTTGTTCCAGGTCAACAACCTGTTCGATGTGGCCTACCAGTCGAATCTGAGTCGATTGAAATATTTCGAATACTTCACCCAATCGCCTACTGGCCACCTCGGCATCTACGGCATGGGGCGGAATATTTGTTTGAAGCTGTCGATCCCGTTTAATTAA
- a CDS encoding YdeI/OmpD-associated family protein, whose amino-acid sequence MPTFNTILQKFDKKGEKTGWTYIEIPIDVSSEMKPGQKTSFRVKGTLDNFPISQVALLPMGEGVFIIPVNAAMRRGIRKEEGASVRVTIEVDTDPMPLSADLLDCLEDDPAAKAYFQTLSRGHQNYFSNWIEDAKTIETKTKRLTQAVMGLAMKMDFGEMIRHFKKA is encoded by the coding sequence ATGCCAACATTTAATACCATTCTGCAGAAATTCGATAAAAAAGGGGAAAAAACGGGCTGGACCTATATTGAAATTCCAATTGATGTTTCGTCGGAAATGAAACCGGGGCAGAAAACATCATTCCGGGTTAAAGGAACATTGGATAATTTCCCCATCAGCCAGGTTGCACTGCTTCCAATGGGCGAAGGTGTGTTTATTATACCCGTTAATGCGGCCATGCGCCGGGGAATTCGGAAAGAAGAAGGAGCGTCCGTACGGGTAACGATCGAGGTCGATACGGATCCGATGCCACTATCCGCCGATTTGCTCGACTGTCTGGAAGATGACCCAGCAGCAAAGGCTTATTTTCAGACATTAAGCCGGGGGCACCAAAACTATTTTTCGAACTGGATTGAGGATGCCAAAACCATCGAAACCAAAACCAAACGGCTTACGCAAGCCGTTATGGGACTGGCTATGAAGATGGATTTTGGCGAAATGATAAGACATTTCAAAAAAGCCTAG